In Caldisericum sp., a single window of DNA contains:
- a CDS encoding NifB/NifX family molybdenum-iron cluster-binding protein codes for MRICFTSDENKGLESTMSYHFGHCPYFVIVDVEGRVVKNVESIPNPLADEHNPGDLPAFMKEKGVDVIITGGMGPKAQAFFKDYGITPVIGAYGKVKDVLEEYLQGSVTYAEEEKANVESESCCGEDETESDEGLDKEVDRMKKDITALRKEIADLKSLLIEISKRIK; via the coding sequence ATGAGAATTTGTTTTACAAGCGACGAGAACAAAGGACTTGAAAGTACAATGAGTTATCACTTTGGACATTGCCCTTACTTTGTAATTGTAGATGTTGAAGGCAGGGTTGTAAAAAATGTAGAATCTATTCCAAACCCACTTGCAGACGAACACAACCCAGGTGATTTACCAGCCTTTATGAAGGAAAAGGGTGTCGATGTAATTATAACAGGTGGTATGGGACCAAAAGCACAGGCTTTCTTCAAGGATTACGGTATTACTCCTGTTATCGGTGCATATGGAAAGGTAAAGGATGTTTTAGAGGAATACCTGCAGGGAAGTGTTACTTATGCGGAGGAAGAAAAGGCAAATGTAGAAAGTGAGTCTTGTTGTGGTGAAGATGAAACCGAAAGCGACGAGGGTCTTGATAAAGAAGTTGACAGGATGAAGAAAGATATAACTGCCCTTCGAAAGGAAATTGCCGATTTGAAGTCACTATTGATAGAGATAAGTAAGAGGATAAAGTAA